The following coding sequences lie in one Zingiber officinale cultivar Zhangliang chromosome 2B, Zo_v1.1, whole genome shotgun sequence genomic window:
- the LOC122048019 gene encoding kinesin-like protein KIN-8B isoform X2, whose amino-acid sequence MPSIRAPSSKRTTSILVAVKCRPLTEAEQKQCMHIIQVMDDKSLIVLDLDLSKDYLDLIQNRTKERRYNFDNVFGPSCSNTWDVEPWVCSLKTNARYRV is encoded by the exons ATGCCAAGCATTAGAGCTCCATCATCAAAAAGGACTACAAGTATATTG GTGGCAGTAAAATGTAGGCCATTGACTGAAGCAGAACAAAAGCAGTGCATGCATATTATTCAAGTTATGGATGATAAG AGCTTAATTGTCTTAGATCTTGACTTGTCAAAGGACTATCTTGACCTCATACAAAATCGGACTAAAGAAAGAAGATATAACTTTGATAATGTATTTGGACCTAGTTGTTCCAATACATG GGATGTAGAACCTTGGGTTTGTTCCTTGAAGACCAATGCTCGATATAGAGTTTGA